In Desulfovibrio sp. 86, the following proteins share a genomic window:
- the rimM gene encoding ribosome maturation factor RimM (Essential for efficient processing of 16S rRNA) yields MADSWIHMGTLARPHGIKGEICIDWYADSPLLLTTPLWIQAGDAAPRPIRPLAVRSHKGRPLLLLEGVADRTAAENFRGYKLLAKRETLPEPDDDEVYLEDLLGGDVLLPNGQRIGRLDHFEYPADLELWVIMTDDDREVLFPARPEFIVGFDVEAPAVVIDPPDGLLDVYLSDSSEKKQDL; encoded by the coding sequence ATGGCGGATTCATGGATTCATATGGGCACGCTTGCGCGGCCCCACGGTATCAAAGGGGAGATCTGCATCGATTGGTATGCGGACTCCCCCTTGCTTTTGACCACCCCCCTCTGGATTCAGGCGGGCGATGCCGCCCCACGTCCTATCCGGCCCCTTGCAGTGCGCAGCCATAAAGGCCGCCCGCTGCTCTTGCTGGAAGGCGTGGCAGACCGCACCGCCGCCGAAAACTTCCGGGGCTACAAGCTGCTCGCAAAGCGCGAAACCCTGCCCGAACCTGATGACGATGAGGTCTATCTGGAAGACCTGCTCGGCGGGGATGTCCTGCTGCCCAACGGGCAGCGCATCGGCAGGCTCGACCACTTCGAGTACCCCGCTGATCTGGAACTGTGGGTCATCATGACGGACGACGACCGGGAAGTGCTTTTTCCCGCCAGGCCAGAGTTTATCGTGGGCTTTGACGTGGAGGCCCCGGCTGTGGTTATTGATCCGCCGGATGGGCTGCTGGATGTTTATCTTTCGGATAGTTCGGAGAAAAAACAGGACCTGTAG
- the ffh gene encoding signal recognition particle protein, whose protein sequence is MFESLSDRLSGVFRSFGGRGQLTEENVQAGLREVRLALLEADVNFKVVKDFVESVREKCLGQEVLKGVNPSQQVVKIVNDELVSLLGGETAGLDLQGREPAVIMLVGLQGSGKTTSAGKIANILRKQKMRPYLVPADVYRPAAIDQLTVLAKQLDMPCYPSTVDMKPVDIAKAALEEARREQATVLLLDTAGRLHVDEPLMQELEAIKAAVRPQEILFVADAMTGQDAVTVAESFNQRLGITGVVLTKMDGDARGGAALSIRAVTGAPVKFVGMGEKLSEMEVFHPDRIAGRILGMGDVLTLVEKAQSAINAEEAEELARKMKKASFDLEDFRTQMRRIKKLGSLDSILKMIPGLGGLRDKLAEASGAMPEKEMARTEAIISSMTMAERRNPDILNGSRRARIAKGAGVTVAQVNQLVRQFEQMRQMMKGMMGGKGAKMPAMPRMRGMPPGMTPPGGMGGMPGLGGLPGMGGMPGMGGLPGMDGAPGGRTGTGKSAAAKKRKKKERQKRKKK, encoded by the coding sequence ATGTTCGAAAGCCTTTCAGACAGACTTTCCGGCGTATTCCGCTCTTTTGGCGGACGCGGCCAGCTTACCGAAGAAAACGTGCAGGCCGGTCTGCGCGAAGTGCGGCTGGCCCTGCTGGAAGCGGACGTTAACTTCAAGGTCGTCAAAGACTTTGTTGAAAGCGTGCGCGAAAAGTGTCTTGGCCAGGAAGTGCTCAAGGGCGTGAACCCTTCCCAGCAGGTGGTCAAGATCGTCAATGACGAACTGGTAAGCCTGCTTGGCGGTGAAACCGCCGGGCTTGACCTTCAGGGGCGCGAGCCTGCGGTCATCATGCTTGTGGGTCTGCAGGGCTCGGGCAAGACCACCTCTGCGGGCAAGATAGCAAATATTTTGCGCAAGCAAAAGATGCGCCCCTATCTTGTACCTGCCGACGTGTACCGCCCTGCGGCCATTGATCAACTGACCGTGCTCGCCAAACAGCTGGACATGCCTTGCTATCCCTCCACCGTGGACATGAAGCCCGTGGACATAGCCAAGGCCGCCCTGGAAGAGGCGCGGCGCGAGCAGGCCACTGTGCTGCTGCTGGATACGGCGGGCCGTCTGCATGTGGACGAGCCCCTCATGCAGGAGCTTGAGGCCATCAAGGCGGCCGTGCGGCCGCAGGAAATTTTGTTTGTGGCTGACGCCATGACCGGCCAGGACGCCGTGACCGTGGCTGAAAGCTTCAACCAGCGCCTTGGCATCACTGGCGTTGTGCTCACCAAGATGGACGGTGATGCGCGCGGCGGCGCGGCCCTTTCCATCCGCGCGGTCACAGGCGCTCCGGTAAAATTTGTGGGCATGGGCGAAAAACTGTCGGAGATGGAAGTCTTCCACCCCGACCGCATCGCCGGGCGTATCCTGGGCATGGGCGACGTGCTGACCCTTGTGGAAAAAGCACAGAGCGCCATCAATGCCGAGGAGGCCGAAGAACTGGCCCGCAAGATGAAAAAGGCCAGTTTTGACCTTGAAGATTTTCGCACCCAGATGCGCCGCATCAAAAAGCTCGGCTCCCTGGACAGCATCCTCAAGATGATTCCGGGACTTGGCGGTTTGCGCGACAAGCTGGCCGAAGCAAGCGGCGCCATGCCCGAAAAGGAAATGGCCCGTACCGAAGCCATCATCAGTTCGATGACCATGGCCGAGAGGCGCAACCCCGACATCCTCAATGGAAGCCGCAGGGCGCGCATAGCCAAGGGCGCGGGCGTGACCGTCGCTCAGGTCAATCAGCTGGTGCGCCAGTTTGAGCAGATGCGCCAGATGATGAAGGGCATGATGGGCGGCAAGGGCGCCAAGATGCCTGCCATGCCCCGCATGCGCGGCATGCCTCCCGGCATGACCCCGCCCGGCGGTATGGGTGGGATGCCCGGCCTTGGCGGTCTGCCAGGCATGGGCGGCATGCCCGGAATGGGCGGTTTGCCCGGTATGGACGGCGCGCCCGGCGGGCGCACGGGTACCGGAAAATCGGCGGCCGCAAAAAAGCGCAAGAAAAAAGAGCGCCAAAAGCGTAAGAAAAAATAG
- a CDS encoding flavodoxin family protein has product MKYYAINGSARKKHNTATVLAKALEGVAAVQPDAQTEMLHLYDYTYKGCISCFECKKLGGKSYGKCAVKDDLAPILEKISLADGIIFGSPIYFKGITGEMRSFFERFLFPYLVYDATYSSIAPKKMKTAFIYTMNVTEAFMRSMDYPEHLSGMEYFTGRMLTPPSVLYVNDTCQFTDYSKYKVECFSEEAKLKHKNEEFPKDCQKAFELGMAMARP; this is encoded by the coding sequence ATGAAATATTACGCCATTAACGGAAGTGCCAGAAAAAAGCACAATACGGCCACTGTGCTGGCCAAGGCTCTTGAAGGCGTGGCCGCAGTGCAGCCTGACGCACAGACCGAAATGCTGCACCTCTATGACTACACGTATAAAGGCTGTATCAGCTGTTTTGAATGCAAAAAGCTTGGCGGAAAGTCCTATGGAAAATGCGCCGTAAAGGACGATCTGGCCCCAATACTGGAAAAAATTTCTCTCGCTGACGGCATTATCTTTGGCTCGCCCATCTATTTCAAGGGCATTACGGGCGAAATGCGTTCATTTTTTGAACGCTTTCTTTTCCCTTACCTGGTATATGACGCCACCTATTCTTCCATTGCCCCCAAGAAGATGAAAACAGCCTTCATCTACACAATGAACGTCACTGAAGCCTTCATGCGGAGCATGGACTATCCCGAACATCTCTCCGGAATGGAGTATTTTACGGGCAGGATGCTGACGCCGCCCTCGGTGCTGTATGTGAACGACACCTGTCAGTTTACGGACTACAGCAAGTACAAGGTGGAGTGCTTCTCCGAAGAAGCCAAGCTCAAACACAAAAATGAAGAGTTCCCCAAGGACTGCCAGAAGGCCTTTGAACTGGGCATGGCCATGGCCCGACCCTGA
- a CDS encoding KH domain-containing protein, translating into MKALIEYIARSLVDHPDEVQVSEVEGEQTTVLELKVAKEDLGKVIGKQGRTARAMRTILSAASIKCKKRTVLEILE; encoded by the coding sequence ATGAAGGCCCTGATCGAATATATTGCCCGGTCTCTTGTAGATCATCCCGACGAAGTGCAGGTCAGCGAAGTGGAAGGCGAGCAGACTACCGTTCTGGAACTCAAGGTCGCCAAAGAAGACCTGGGCAAGGTCATTGGTAAACAGGGGCGCACGGCGCGAGCCATGCGAACCATACTGAGCGCCGCGTCCATCAAGTGCAAAAAACGCACTGTGCTGGAAATTCTGGAATAG
- the tatC gene encoding twin-arginine translocase subunit TatC — translation MGLMDHLGELRMRIVRCCIAIILGFFACWAVVDPIFNALVNPLLAVLPKGSHAIYTTLPEGFFTRMYIALVAGIFASSPVIFYQIWSFIAPGLYEEEKKYIIPIAVMSALFFASGGAFCYFVVFPYAFSFFVSFATEDIVAMPKVSDYLSFVLKLILAFGIIFEMPLFAFFLARMGVITGAMMRKARRYAILGIFVVAAILTPPDVVSQLLMACPMLVLYEISILVAAAFGRKPKKSEDEESEGQEKQTAAGGTTDASKDAKAARTSEES, via the coding sequence ATGGGCCTTATGGACCACCTTGGTGAACTGCGCATGCGCATCGTGCGCTGCTGCATTGCCATTATTCTGGGATTTTTTGCCTGCTGGGCGGTGGTGGACCCCATTTTCAACGCGCTGGTGAACCCGCTGCTGGCCGTGCTGCCCAAGGGCTCGCACGCCATTTACACCACCCTGCCCGAAGGTTTTTTCACGCGCATGTACATTGCCCTGGTGGCGGGCATCTTTGCGTCCAGCCCGGTGATTTTTTATCAGATATGGTCCTTCATCGCGCCGGGATTATATGAAGAGGAAAAAAAATACATCATTCCCATTGCGGTGATGTCCGCCCTGTTCTTCGCTTCCGGCGGGGCATTCTGCTACTTTGTGGTCTTTCCCTACGCTTTCAGCTTCTTTGTGAGCTTTGCCACGGAAGATATCGTGGCCATGCCCAAGGTCAGCGATTATCTGAGCTTTGTGCTCAAGCTTATTCTGGCCTTTGGCATCATCTTTGAAATGCCGCTTTTCGCCTTCTTTTTAGCCCGCATGGGCGTCATCACCGGCGCCATGATGCGCAAGGCACGGCGCTACGCCATCCTTGGCATCTTCGTCGTGGCCGCCATTCTTACGCCGCCGGATGTGGTTTCGCAGCTTCTCATGGCTTGCCCCATGCTCGTGTTGTATGAAATAAGTATCTTAGTGGCCGCCGCTTTTGGCCGCAAACCCAAAAAGAGCGAAGACGAAGAAAGCGAAGGCCAGGAAAAGCAGACCGCCGCAGGCGGAACTACTGACGCATCCAAAGACGCCAAGGCCGCCCGTACCTCGGAGGAATCATGA
- the guaB gene encoding IMP dehydrogenase: MFTNRGKALTFDDILLIPGYSGITPDAVDIATWLTPSIPLRIPLLSAAMDTVTESAMAISMARMGGIGIIHKNMPVARQRLEVERVKKSESGMILDPVTISPNNTVQDALDLMSDFRVSGLPVVEDGRLVGILTNRDVRFIEDGHAVRVSDVMTSKNLVTVPMGTSLEEAKQHLHEHRIEKLLVVDEDGLLRGLITMKDIDKVQKYPNACKDAAGRLRVGAAIGIGKDCESRAEQLLEAGVDVLVLDSAHGHSVNVLNAIRMVKTSFPNCQLVAGNVATYEGAKAILEAGADTVKVGIGPGSICTTRIVAGVGVPQVTAVMDGGRAARELNRCCIADGGVKFSGDIVKALVVGAHSVMIGSLFAGTEESPGETILYQGRTYKIYRGMGSIDAMKEGSSDRYFQEKSKKLVPEGIVGRVPYRGQVMEAVYQLMGGLRSGMGYVGAHNLKQLFENTTFCEISSAGLRESHVHDVVITKEAPNYRIEN; the protein is encoded by the coding sequence ATGTTCACCAATCGCGGCAAGGCACTGACCTTTGACGATATTTTGCTCATCCCCGGCTATTCGGGCATCACTCCTGACGCCGTGGACATTGCCACCTGGCTCACCCCTTCCATTCCGCTTCGCATCCCCCTGCTCTCCGCCGCCATGGACACCGTGACGGAATCGGCCATGGCCATATCCATGGCGCGCATGGGCGGCATCGGCATCATCCATAAGAACATGCCCGTTGCCCGGCAACGCCTTGAGGTCGAGAGGGTCAAAAAGAGCGAGAGCGGCATGATTCTCGACCCTGTGACCATTTCACCCAACAATACCGTGCAGGACGCCCTTGACCTCATGTCGGACTTCCGCGTTTCCGGTCTGCCCGTTGTTGAAGATGGCCGTCTGGTGGGCATTCTCACCAACCGTGACGTGCGCTTTATCGAAGACGGACACGCCGTGCGCGTGTCCGACGTCATGACCAGTAAAAATCTTGTCACCGTGCCCATGGGCACCTCCCTTGAAGAAGCCAAGCAGCACCTGCACGAACACCGCATTGAAAAGCTGCTTGTGGTTGATGAAGACGGCCTTTTGCGCGGCCTCATCACCATGAAGGATATCGACAAGGTGCAAAAGTACCCCAATGCCTGCAAGGATGCCGCCGGACGCCTGCGCGTTGGCGCGGCCATCGGCATTGGCAAGGATTGCGAATCCCGCGCCGAGCAGCTGCTTGAAGCCGGGGTCGACGTGCTGGTGCTTGATTCTGCCCACGGGCATTCTGTCAACGTCCTCAATGCCATACGCATGGTCAAAACGTCCTTCCCCAACTGCCAGCTTGTGGCTGGCAACGTGGCCACCTATGAGGGGGCCAAGGCCATTCTTGAGGCTGGCGCCGACACCGTCAAGGTGGGCATTGGCCCCGGCTCCATCTGCACGACCCGTATTGTGGCCGGCGTTGGCGTGCCCCAGGTAACGGCTGTTATGGACGGTGGACGCGCCGCGCGTGAACTGAACCGCTGCTGCATCGCTGACGGCGGCGTCAAGTTTTCGGGCGACATCGTCAAGGCCCTGGTCGTGGGCGCGCATTCGGTCATGATCGGCTCGCTGTTCGCGGGCACCGAGGAAAGCCCCGGTGAAACCATTCTGTATCAGGGCCGCACGTATAAAATCTATCGCGGCATGGGCTCCATCGACGCCATGAAGGAAGGCAGCTCCGACCGCTACTTCCAGGAAAAGAGCAAAAAGCTCGTGCCCGAGGGCATCGTGGGCCGCGTGCCCTACCGTGGACAAGTGATGGAGGCGGTATACCAGCTCATGGGCGGCCTGCGTTCCGGCATGGGCTATGTGGGCGCGCACAACCTCAAACAATTGTTCGAGAACACCACGTTCTGCGAGATTTCCTCGGCGGGCCTGCGCGAAAGCCATGTACACGACGTGGTCATCACCAAGGAAGCCCCCAACTACCGCATTGAGAATTAG
- the guaA gene encoding glutamine-hydrolyzing GMP synthase: MPSKVIIIDYGSQVTQLIARRVREAGVYSEIHSCVTTAEQVAAMKPQAVILSGGPASVGEADAPALDPGFLELGVPVLGICYGMQLLAQNLGGQLAQSLTREYGPADLNLIAPCILMDGVTSPTRVWMSHGDKVLAPPPGFTITASTSTLEVAAMADEKRKIYAVQFHPEVHHSVDGERMLQNFLFKIVGIKPDWTMSSFVERVIKEMAEQAGDKHVVCALSGGIDSTVVAVLLHRAIGKRLHCIFVDNGLLRLGEGDEVVGFLREHFDLNLNFVQAQERFLSKLKGVEDPEKKRKIIGHTFIEIFDEEAKKLPEVDFLAQGTLYPDVIESVSHKGPSAVIKSHHNVGGLPDTMKLKLIEPLRELFKDEVRKVAAELGMPDSIVWRHPFPGPGLAIRVLGEVTEERLSILRQADKIVQQELRESGWYRKVWQGFAVLLPLKTVGVMGDGRTYEHVIALRVVDSVDAMTADWARLPAELIERMSGRIINEVKGVNRVVYDVSSKPPSTIEWE, from the coding sequence ATGCCCAGCAAGGTCATTATCATAGATTACGGCTCGCAAGTTACCCAGCTTATCGCGCGGCGCGTGCGCGAAGCCGGGGTGTATTCTGAAATCCACTCCTGTGTGACCACCGCCGAACAGGTGGCCGCCATGAAGCCCCAGGCCGTCATCCTGTCCGGCGGCCCGGCCAGCGTGGGTGAAGCCGACGCTCCGGCACTGGATCCTGGTTTTCTGGAACTGGGCGTGCCCGTGCTCGGCATCTGCTACGGCATGCAGCTGCTGGCCCAGAACCTTGGCGGGCAACTGGCCCAGTCCCTCACGCGGGAATACGGCCCGGCCGACCTCAACCTCATCGCGCCCTGCATCTTGATGGACGGCGTCACCTCGCCCACCCGCGTATGGATGAGCCACGGCGACAAGGTTCTGGCGCCGCCGCCCGGCTTTACCATCACGGCCAGCACCAGCACGCTTGAAGTCGCTGCCATGGCCGATGAAAAGCGCAAAATCTACGCTGTGCAGTTCCACCCCGAAGTGCACCACAGCGTGGACGGCGAACGCATGCTCCAGAACTTCCTTTTCAAGATTGTCGGCATCAAGCCCGACTGGACCATGTCGTCCTTTGTGGAGCGCGTGATCAAGGAAATGGCCGAGCAGGCTGGCGACAAGCATGTGGTCTGCGCCCTTTCCGGCGGCATTGACTCCACGGTTGTGGCAGTGCTGCTGCACCGCGCCATAGGCAAGCGCCTGCACTGCATTTTTGTGGATAACGGCCTGCTGCGTCTTGGCGAAGGCGATGAGGTGGTCGGCTTTTTGCGCGAGCATTTTGACCTCAACCTCAATTTTGTGCAGGCGCAGGAGCGCTTTCTCTCCAAGCTCAAGGGCGTGGAAGATCCTGAAAAGAAGCGCAAAATCATCGGTCATACCTTTATTGAAATTTTCGACGAAGAAGCCAAAAAACTCCCTGAAGTGGATTTTCTGGCCCAGGGCACGCTGTATCCCGATGTCATCGAATCCGTTTCCCACAAGGGCCCCAGCGCGGTCATCAAGAGCCACCACAATGTGGGCGGCCTGCCCGATACCATGAAGCTCAAGCTCATCGAGCCTTTGCGCGAACTCTTCAAGGACGAAGTGCGCAAGGTTGCTGCCGAACTGGGCATGCCTGACTCCATCGTGTGGCGGCATCCCTTCCCCGGCCCCGGCCTCGCCATCCGTGTGCTTGGCGAAGTGACGGAAGAGCGCCTCAGCATTCTGCGTCAGGCGGACAAGATCGTGCAGCAGGAATTGCGCGAATCCGGCTGGTACCGCAAGGTCTGGCAGGGCTTTGCCGTGCTGCTGCCTCTCAAGACCGTGGGCGTCATGGGCGACGGACGCACCTATGAGCATGTCATTGCCCTGCGCGTGGTCGATAGCGTGGACGCCATGACCGCAGACTGGGCCCGCCTGCCCGCCGAGCTTATCGAGCGCATGTCCGGCCGTATCATTAATGAGGTCAAGGGCGTCAACCGTGTGGTCTACGACGTGTCCTCCAAGCCGCCCAGCACCATTGAATGGGAATAG
- the tatB gene encoding Sec-independent protein translocase protein TatB — MFGIGSTELLVILVVALIVLGPKSMANISRTLGKALGEFRRVSTDFQRTLNAEVEEEEQKKRKKEAAQAAREAARAEAEAAQAAAQAAGQVAGQATEQPAGQAEGQTPQADAQTTEPQDTPAAEAVLDTTAVHPEQSADQAQAAAEAQTASQHAPEAATEADQPQASPASGAENDDTGVPVPPEGSPLAEALARTEAEARAAEARLAQTATASENGGKA, encoded by the coding sequence ATGTTCGGTATAGGCAGCACTGAGCTTCTGGTCATCCTTGTGGTGGCCCTGATTGTGCTTGGCCCCAAGAGCATGGCCAACATTTCGCGCACACTGGGCAAGGCTTTGGGCGAATTCCGCCGGGTTTCCACCGACTTCCAGCGCACCCTCAATGCCGAGGTTGAAGAGGAAGAACAGAAAAAACGTAAAAAAGAGGCTGCCCAGGCTGCCAGAGAGGCCGCCAGAGCTGAAGCCGAAGCCGCGCAGGCCGCCGCCCAGGCGGCTGGTCAGGTAGCTGGTCAGGCCACGGAACAGCCCGCCGGCCAGGCTGAAGGCCAGACGCCCCAGGCTGACGCGCAGACGACGGAACCGCAAGACACCCCGGCGGCTGAGGCCGTGCTGGACACCACTGCGGTACATCCCGAACAGTCTGCCGATCAAGCCCAGGCGGCTGCCGAAGCCCAGACTGCCAGCCAGCATGCGCCGGAAGCCGCAACCGAGGCAGATCAGCCGCAGGCGTCTCCTGCCAGCGGGGCTGAAAATGACGACACTGGCGTGCCTGTTCCGCCCGAGGGCAGCCCTCTGGCCGAAGCCCTTGCACGAACTGAAGCTGAAGCCCGTGCGGCGGAAGCCCGTCTGGCGCAGACCGCAACAGCCTCTGAAAACGGCGGCAAGGCATGA
- a CDS encoding Fpg/Nei family DNA glycosylase encodes MPELPEVETIARTLRPHVQGCVITNAQVLRATSQHPLSLPLENLRGCRIAEVGRRGKLLLLQLDASNAENAAVRGCKDLRLAVHLRMTGRLMTYAPQTAPGPHTRCVFDLDIPASQVETQKDTAAARDGHTPFVQVKDAQDQLKDTASDMDEGPRRLFFDDVRAFGLVLAGTPEIFDRWPFWSELGPEPLTLTPKNFAKSLSGRKSAIKAVLLDQKILAGVGNIYADESLFAAGIDPRRKAADLTRDQMDSLLKALQDVLLLSISQCGSSIRDYKDADGNAGAFQNTFAVYGRGGQPCKKCGHPLEKARVAGRGTVYCSQCQR; translated from the coding sequence ATGCCCGAACTGCCAGAAGTAGAAACCATCGCCCGAACCTTGCGGCCGCATGTGCAGGGCTGCGTTATCACCAACGCCCAAGTGCTGCGCGCCACCAGCCAGCACCCTCTCAGCCTTCCGCTGGAAAATCTGCGCGGCTGCCGCATTGCGGAAGTCGGGCGGCGCGGCAAGCTGCTCCTGTTGCAGCTTGACGCCTCAAACGCAGAAAATGCCGCTGTGCGTGGGTGCAAAGACCTGCGGCTTGCCGTGCATCTGCGCATGACCGGGCGGCTTATGACCTATGCGCCCCAAACAGCCCCAGGCCCGCACACCCGTTGCGTTTTTGATCTGGATATTCCCGCTTCGCAGGTAGAGACTCAGAAAGATACTGCTGCGGCGCGTGACGGGCATACGCCTTTCGTTCAGGTGAAAGACGCACAGGATCAGCTGAAGGACACGGCCTCTGACATGGACGAAGGGCCGCGCCGTCTGTTTTTCGACGACGTGCGCGCATTCGGCCTCGTGCTGGCGGGCACGCCCGAGATATTTGATCGCTGGCCCTTCTGGAGCGAACTTGGCCCGGAACCCCTGACCCTGACGCCCAAAAATTTCGCCAAAAGCCTCTCTGGCAGAAAATCGGCCATCAAGGCTGTGCTGCTGGATCAGAAAATCCTGGCTGGCGTGGGCAACATCTATGCGGATGAAAGCCTGTTTGCGGCAGGCATTGACCCGCGTCGCAAAGCGGCAGATCTCACCCGTGATCAAATGGATAGCCTCTTGAAAGCGTTGCAGGACGTGCTGTTGCTGTCCATTTCACAGTGCGGCAGTTCCATTCGTGATTACAAGGACGCCGACGGCAATGCAGGCGCATTTCAGAATACCTTTGCGGTCTATGGACGTGGCGGCCAACCCTGCAAAAAATGCGGCCACCCCCTTGAAAAAGCCAGAGTCGCAGGGCGTGGCACCGTGTACTGTTCGCAGTGCCAACGGTAA
- the rpsP gene encoding 30S ribosomal protein S16, translating into MAVKLKLTRLGSKKHPFYRVVAATDETRRDGRPLEFLGYYNPMKDPIEVKLDADKIKEWLARGAEPTDTVRSLIKKHMA; encoded by the coding sequence ATGGCTGTAAAGTTGAAACTGACCCGCCTCGGAAGCAAAAAGCACCCCTTCTACCGGGTTGTGGCCGCCACTGACGAAACCCGTCGTGATGGCCGTCCGCTGGAATTCCTGGGCTATTATAACCCCATGAAGGATCCCATCGAGGTCAAACTTGATGCGGATAAAATCAAGGAATGGCTGGCTCGTGGCGCTGAACCCACGGATACCGTGCGTTCCCTGATCAAGAAACACATGGCCTAG
- a CDS encoding imidazoleglycerol-phosphate dehydratase, whose product MSTAPRTSTQARTSAETDIRLELTLDGQGKTDIRTGFGLLDHMLTLTAFWAGMDLTLISEGDMEVDAHHTAEDVGLTLGKSLLEALGDRAGIARVGYGRVPMDEALTEVTVDLSGRPWLEWRGDELLPPVLAGEEKDLWREYYKALASGARCNLHVEMRYGKNGHHLLESAAKGLGLALAQAVRRHGTTIRSTKGGLD is encoded by the coding sequence ATGAGTACCGCCCCGCGCACGTCCACACAGGCGCGCACCAGCGCCGAAACCGACATACGCCTTGAACTGACGCTGGACGGCCAGGGCAAAACGGATATCAGAACGGGCTTTGGCCTGCTGGATCACATGCTGACTCTGACGGCATTCTGGGCAGGCATGGATCTCACCCTCATCAGTGAGGGCGATATGGAAGTGGACGCCCACCACACCGCTGAAGACGTGGGCCTTACCCTGGGCAAAAGCCTGCTTGAAGCGCTGGGCGACAGGGCGGGCATTGCCCGCGTCGGCTACGGCCGCGTGCCTATGGACGAAGCCCTTACCGAAGTTACCGTAGACCTTTCAGGCCGCCCCTGGCTTGAGTGGCGCGGCGACGAGCTGTTGCCGCCCGTACTCGCCGGGGAGGAAAAAGACCTCTGGCGTGAATATTACAAGGCTCTTGCAAGCGGCGCACGCTGCAATCTGCATGTGGAGATGCGCTACGGCAAGAATGGCCACCACCTGCTGGAATCCGCCGCCAAGGGTCTTGGGCTTGCACTGGCTCAGGCGGTGCGGCGGCACGGCACAACCATCCGCAGCACCAAGGGAGGTCTTGATTAA
- the hisA gene encoding 1-(5-phosphoribosyl)-5-[(5-phosphoribosylamino)methylideneamino]imidazole-4-carboxamide isomerase has product MILFPAVDIQNGKAVRLKQGRAHESTTFAESPVDAAKAWEDAGARWLHVVDLDGAFDGAAQSRHIVRDICTALSIPVQLGGGIRDMKTAEGYLEAGVSRLIIGTLALEQPELFASMCRAFPGQIGVSLDAEGGRLKSRGWVEDTGMTVDSALPRLLEDGAAFVIYTDIERDGMQCGVNVAALKHLAQLSTVPVIAAGGVATLEDVKNLYPLTLNTSLIGAVSGRALYEGTLNLEEANAWIDAQAGVQV; this is encoded by the coding sequence ATGATTCTGTTTCCAGCGGTGGATATTCAGAATGGCAAGGCCGTTCGCCTCAAGCAGGGGCGTGCCCATGAAAGCACGACCTTTGCCGAAAGCCCTGTGGACGCGGCCAAAGCCTGGGAAGATGCCGGGGCACGCTGGCTGCACGTGGTTGACCTGGACGGCGCTTTTGACGGCGCTGCCCAAAGCCGACACATCGTGCGGGATATCTGCACGGCCCTTTCCATCCCCGTGCAATTGGGCGGGGGCATCCGCGACATGAAAACAGCCGAAGGCTACCTTGAAGCCGGGGTCAGCCGCCTTATCATCGGCACCCTGGCTCTGGAACAGCCAGAGCTTTTCGCCTCCATGTGCCGTGCGTTTCCCGGCCAGATCGGCGTTTCACTGGATGCTGAAGGCGGCCGCCTTAAAAGCCGCGGATGGGTTGAAGATACGGGCATGACCGTTGATTCGGCCCTGCCCCGCCTGCTTGAAGACGGCGCGGCCTTTGTCATCTACACGGATATCGAACGCGACGGCATGCAGTGCGGCGTCAATGTGGCGGCTCTGAAACATCTGGCGCAGCTTTCCACCGTGCCCGTCATTGCGGCGGGCGGCGTGGCCACGCTTGAAGACGTAAAAAATCTCTACCCCCTTACCCTCAATACCAGCCTCATCGGCGCCGTGAGCGGGCGCGCCCTCTACGAGGGAACGCTCAACCTTGAAGAAGCCAATGCCTGGATCGACGCCCAGGCTGGTGTGCAGGTTTAG